gtttaattagattaatcaagggttagttttgggattatgaaagaaattatactaaaaggacaactaaatgatagttttatactataaggacaaccatgctgaatttttgttccgttttggcaattttcccaaaatatttttactaactTAACCAAGTTTTaaattctgaattttttttcgtCAGTTTTGGTGTCTAAGTAACAAATAAGTCAATATATATCGAAACGACAATTCTAGCATCAGTCTTTGAATTGAACAAAAACATGACGGTGCCAAACAAATAAGAATGGTAAAACTAAACTAGATAGTTGaggcacatatatatatatataatataagattaATTGGTTAAACTTgacttttaaaaagaaaagaaagtgtAGGCTATCAAAATCATGCTAGGCAACAAGTTATCAACAAATTGGCCATGTGCGATTACAGTCAAGTGTAGCATTATTCTCCCTGATTCCTTCTTTATATTATCTATTGAAATGCTCTTTGGGTCTactataaaaatactaatttcatatatatgtcTCATCTCGAGAAACAGCCACGACGTCTGTTTAACGCTTAAAACAATCCAATTTAATTTGCATCATGCATATTTAATCAAATAGCAGCATATACTTGCTTATACTTACGTAAGCAAATTGAATAGGACAAGAATGTCAAAGTTATATTACCATGGGATGAGGAGTTGACTAATAGTAAATGTGTTGGCCGTTGTAGCCATCGGGACACGGTGGTGGCTCAACAACGTCACCGTGACATTCGAGGTTAACTCCGAATAGCCTCACCGTTCTCGAGCTCCTTGCAACCACCGTCGGTGTCTCAGCGACGGCGCCTACGATTTTTCACCATCACGACACGTGCATGTCTTTTagtcacatatatttttataaagtaaataatgAGCACTAGGCCTAATGAGCACGTTAGTCGAAGAGGATTGCATGGTTCTCCTCACGCGCGTGTAAGAGATTAGTTACAACTTGCGAAGTTTATTTTCTTGTCAACAACTAATAAAAGACATACATGACAAAATAACAGAGACAGGAAAATCTATAACAAactaatataacaaaaaaaaaaattatgtcaaAAATGTCTTTTAAGATGATTGTTCTTGTAGAATACCATGTGAATATGCATACCAATCTAAAACACCGTgcataaaaaagaataatatatgaTAGATTATTAAAGATacgaatatatattttgtgaaaaCGACGTTATCTACTAAGAATATctttgaaacaaacaaaaagaaagaaaaaatgagaTATAAACGTTTTACCATATTGTGAATATTCTTGGTGAATATTAGGGTAAGAACTAGTTGACGTGTGTACTTGACGATAAGGTGTAGTCAGGCCGCTCCAGTACGCCGTTGTGTTAACATGAACCTCTTGAGACACGGCGGAGACAGCCGAAGGATAAGAAGCCTCGCCCCGTCTCCGCCAGCCAATGAACAGTCTATGGAAATCAAAACGGTGCCGTTGGAAGAAAACAACATCCCCAGCGTCGAGGTGCTTGTCTTTGACGTACTTGCTCCATCCTTTGGTCAAGACGTAGCTTTGACTACTGTTCCAGTATGAGTATCTGAACTTCCAAGACTTTCCTGACTCGTCCTCGAAGCTAAGAAGCATCCCTTTCTCAGCCGTCATGTCGCCGCCGCCATTATTGAGAGGGAGATATTTCTCGGCGTATTGTTTCGGTATGACTAAACGGTTTAGCTTTCCTACGTCGCTTGGTGTGAGTGATTTCTCGAACAAGGACTCTCTATATGCTACGGCGTCGTTTTGGTGATGGTTCATGGAGACAGTGTTGTGGTAGATGTCTCTTGAGTAATTGTCGACTGACATTtttttggagagagagagagagagagagagagagagagagagagagagagagagagagagagagagagagagaaaaagacaGTAGAGAGAATATGCAGAGATGCTTGGTGGCGAAAGAGAGATGGGTAATGGTACTAATATAGTATTAGACGTAGGTAAGAGAGAGTCAGTGAAAAAACTGTGAAAATAGTTAAATTGATGTGAAACTGTGGGAACTATTTGATGTAAATGAAGAGGACACGACATCGATAGTACTTTTAAGGTTTTGCGTGATGATATTTCTTTTCaatcattgttttatttttgttatttttgcaAGTCCATGTATATCAATTATCaagtaaacattttaaatatatagtatcgAAATTCTCTTAGTTCTCTTTTAAATGACATTAGATCTTAAGAGGTTCTACATTATTTCTATTCTATAGTGTGTGAAATAATCAAATGGTTATAAAGGGTAGTGAGGTTTGCCCTAATGTATACGATATTAATTCTTAGTAGTTAATCCATGTCGTTTAAGAACTTATATGGTTAAACTTTTAGCAGCAAAAAAATGTATGGTTAAATATAAATACGTGTAAGAAATATAAGGGATATACTACCAAGGTTGGTGattatgttatttttcttttgaacgaTCTGAATTCAAACCCGGCTTGAGAACAATGAGTGAAAGAATCTTAACTTTTTGGGGGTTTTATTCAAAAAAGTTATGACATCATTCCGGCCCTGAGATTTACAAATTTgagatttatgtttttgtaaattattttcttgaatTATGGGAATCATATGCCAAATGTTTCATTTGTCTATGCTCTGGATCTCCCTTGAAATTATTATCCGATTACAATTCCTTCCTCTTCGAATTTGGTATATATTTGTTGTGTTTTGTTGGTTTGTTAATATATGCGATTAGTCGGGATCCAACGGCTGAGAAGTGAAGGGTACATTATCAGTAAGGTACATAGGATACTTACCCCTGACGCAAGTGAGAAGCTCAAGCTGTGAACAATATGGAGCATGTGCTTTGCCTTTCCAACACACCATCGCAAGCATCTTCTTCACTTCTACTTCATATAGTTCATAACAGCCCTTAATGTTCATTCTCTCTATCTCccacttttttattttacattttctttttctgatcATTTTACAATTGAGAAAGATAAGGACTTAAtgagttttaccaaaaaaatacttAGTGAACTGTTTGTGAAATCGACTTGACTTTGTGGCCCGTCTCTCTTTTTCTTGTTGAGTAACTGATACCCAACATGCAGTCATAACGTTTCGAAAAATCACAGTTATAAATGAAAACCCAACATACAATTcaccaaatatataaataatcaattaaTATCGCTCAAAACATACAATTcaccaaatatataaataatcaattaaTATCGCTCAAAACATTGTAGAACAAAACTTATATTCTTggtttatttatcaaattacacatatttaacattcaattcaaaaaaaaaattcattaatttgtACCCATGGTGTATAATATTAGGTTGAAAAAAAATCCAACCTAATAATGGATAGGTTGCAATCACAGCTGAAACTTACTCTTAAATCCAAcctaatataaagaaatattaatgaaatattaatatttagcATTTATTGAAACTCATACAGCTCCTGATGGTTAATGGTTCTAATGATCTCTTGGTTATAAAGAAAAGGCACGAGAGGAATCTGCAATGTAATTCGTGGAGGGTTCCTAATATGATAAACCTGCACATTTCTTTATATAATGTTTAAAAGACGACAAACTTGTCATTTTTAGGAAGTGTTTTGAGCAGCTTCATGAAACTCAGGGTATTACTTTTGCTTTATTATTTCTGTTTCTGACATTTTCTCCATTCCCTAGTAGATTAAAACTGCTGTATGAACTGTAAGTTTtctaatactccctctgttttttaaagatagatgttttagaaaaataaattgtttcacaaagatgtattttttatgttttctatataaaaattgcaaatttcaataaaattgattgaatttattgaaagactattggttaaaatgcattggaatttgataatttctaaaaatgatgtatagttaatgtgttttcttagtatgtgtgaaaacaccaaaacatacatctttaaaaaacagagggagtattttcTATGTAGTTTTTGCTATAGTAATAATATCAATTTGATCATAATAAATATTAGTACGACAAGACAAGATTTATCCTGCGCAATAAATGATGCAAATCGTGTTGAAGCCAATGGCGTAGCTCCTGCATGACAAAAGTACGTCGACACCAATCAAAATAATTAAGACTAGAGATGACTTATCTATTTTTTTGGTCGAAATGTTAAAAGCTTATCAGCTAACCACTATCGCAACCTCTAGATTGGAAAGTATTCTTTCCGTTTCATAGAAGGTGTCgatttataattttacttttgtttcatGAAAAATATCATGTTATATTTccaatgtaaaattttaaataaaattaaaaaacataattaagagGTATTTTAATTATGAAACATAATTAAGAGGTATAATGTTACATAATGGTTATGAAATTTATTACGTACGATTTATGCCATTACTCTCATTATGGTAAATCTATTTTTgtggtaaaaataaataaatatgtgtgTAGACGTCACTAACGTCAATTTATCAAGATACTGCGAGCTAGCTAGAAGAATAAATCAAAAGAGAAAGACAGACTAAGTGATCTTTTCTTTAATGTTGTCAAAATATTGCTATTGTTAAACTTAAAGTTTCACTGTATGATTTCGAAAcatagtattttatttataaacataacTTGTAAAGACAAGAAGTCAAAAAATAATAGCAATCAGAAAATTTAGTCGAGTATCAGGAAATTAATAAACCTGACGATAATCTTCGCTTGCATGTTGTTTTGTATTTAACCATAAGTAGGGGACCAAAGCTATTTGTTGTATTTTCTATGAAACCAAAACTAAATGCCCGGAAACAGAGGAGAGAGGACCACATATTTCCTtcacatttttttcttgttaaaaatATCTGCATTATTCAGTATCTTCATATATTATAACCCTAAAAATTTATGCATCGCATATCTTAGACTTATACCAAAATTTGAGAAACTGTAAGCAATTAACTAATAACCTTGCGCAGAGAAAATCACACCAATAGATTAAACTGAAAGATcggtaatataaatatttcattcaCATAAGTTTTGAGGCAAATAACTTTCtatgatattttgttgtttttttgaaacctaatgatattttgttgttgttttcaatATCTGCTAAGTTATTTAACTATTCCATATTTTGATTGCACATGCTACATTTATTTAGGGACACAATTCATATACTGGTTGCTCTAAACTTATCAGACTATTGCTCCAGCAACAACTATCAAAGAACTATAGTATTCACAATACTGAAAAGTCAAAATTGTACAATATACAATCGTACCAGTTACAACACATCAAAAGTTTATCCAAGTTTGAGGATAAGTTTAAGAGTGTGGACTGGAGTATGAAAAACTATTTGAATCTTGGACGTATAagaaaagaaacacacaaaacgttatttgataagaaaaacaaataaataaaaaggtgCGGCTAAGTTTGAGTTGAAAAATATACAGGAAATAGATGGTAGGAGAATGGAAACAAAACATTTGCACGCCtctattttctttcttctgagtTCTTTCATTGCATCAAAGATTCAGGTCCCACTTTTATTATACGCAAAGGCCCCATTTCAAATTTAACCCCATTTTGcctttacaaaatatatatgttattccATCGGCTATATTTATCattctatgtttttattttatttcaaaataaatatcattctaCAATCCTAATGTAATTTTGTAAAtcaaatctaatttttaatcttttgaataatcaatagttttttatttaaataatttttatttaattaatcatatattagtgaattatatatatttttaatctcttTGAAATGTGTGAgagtgatatttattttgaaacggatagaataacaaaaaaaactatctcATTTAGccgaaaacaaattattttgtatGAAATAATGTTTCATGGTGAAAAAGTTGATTAAGAAGATTAGAATCCAGGATTCTGTATGTACCTAAAATGATGTAATTatgatcagagagagagagtctaACTCCAGCCCCAAATAAATTATACTTGTTTCATACCAGGGGTGGTCCTGAACACAGCGAAGTAAAATATTAGCTTAAGACTCCctaattttttacaaaaaataacataGAGAAAGACCctcaatttgtgaaaaaaaaatttctttttgaaaatttcttacTAAATTGTTTAGGGTCTCCACCATATTAGGGACGTCCACCTCTCCATCAACCAGAGCGAACATGTTTTGGAACATCATTGTGGACAAActctgattaaaataaaattatatccacttggaaaatatttaacaatatttttttgtcaacatattcAACAATATTCATTACAAGACtttgagttttgaattttcttttttactaaataaattattttcggttttggttttcACGTGAGATGGTTAGGAAAACAACAAGAGTGGGCTTTTAAACTGGACCCACATTATGGCAGTAGCAGGCTGAGAGAGAGTGGGTCCCTGCAACGCCCATGATCCCAAAATTTCCAAAGAAAATGGAGACAACTTCTGTGTTTATCCGAAAGCCACCCTCACGCTTTGGATTATCTTTCCTTGGCATatattcatttttcattttatttagttttataaatacttGGAAAATATAATGAAACGGTATAAAATATGATGAAAAACGCGGTGCTCCGTCAATTGCATTACGGCAATCACAAAAATAGTTCGAGGTtcgattatattatttatagtttcgCATAAAAACTATGACTTGGTGTTCAACTTTACAtctggttaattttttaaacaaatcagTCAAATGAAGATGCTATcagtatatttatgtattttattttatttcatcaaCTTATACACTTCTTCAAAATATATCATAGTAGATGTTTAGTTACGATATACAAGGCGCAGATTGATAACTGTTTGGCAATATGTTCATGCATCTGTAAAGTATTGGTGCTATTTTGTTGTCAGctattataaatgaaaaaatatattaaatcccTCCAGTAGATATAGACTCAGAGTAGTAAGCCATCTACATCTTGTTGAAACAAACTATCTCAATTTGGTTACCAAAGTTCGAACTCTGCCATAGGTCTTAAACCTTAGGCAGCCAATTCCTTAGTTATTTACTGGGTTTAATTTGGGCCGAGCTGACTAGTATATTTTAGTGCTTACCTTTAAACTTTTAGTACGCTATACAtaagtttcatatatataaattttcatttatgtgCAGGTCCATTTATTAGGTTGAATAGTTCTTTTTGTAAGGTTTTGTAAACAAATTCACCATGAAATTTACAAGTGTTCAACCACATATGGAGTCTTGAGGAGGCAACTGGTCTATTGGATGCTGTTATTAGACTGGCAGCGTGGCCATCCTTTAAATGGTTATCATCTAAAATCTTAGAGCATCCGCAGCGGCAATTCGATGCTCGAGTTcataaatcctttttttttttacttttttggtttgattttttaaaaaagaaaagcgGGCCAGTCGCGGGCCACCACGTGTCATGAGGCCCGCGCTACAGTTGCTGAACCGATTCATCCCGAAGAGACGCACAGCTTGAGGTTCATAAATCTGggatttgtttaatatttttttgtcttggTTTTTGTGTGAACCTCGGTGTGATACTCCCGCTGCGGTTGCTCTTAGTTCTCTTAACTCCTTGTCACATTGGAAACTTGAAAAGCAAGAGAGTCTATCAACAAGCCGGCCTTCCGTATTGATAGGAGTGTGATCTCCttggatctttctcaatcataTGTGGCTATAGGGGCTTTCTTAATTGGATGTCCTCCTTTTCTGTTTAAGATAGTCGGTTTGagtgtctttcttttttgtttatgattgtGTTTGATCCAATTTGGTGGTTCCCTATCCTTCTTGTTGTATTGGTTTTAATGGTTTGAAGTAATGAAAGGTTCTTCCAGTGTCTAAGACAAGTCCCGAGGAAAAAACTATTTGCAACagtataaacaaacaaatatctaAAGTACAAGATAAATGTATCACAAGTCAAAACGATGGTAAAGAATAAAAGAAacagcatatatatatacatcgatactcaaacaaaaaaaaagaagaaaattcaaaagaatAAGATATATCAAGTAGTAGTCTACATGAATGTTCACCACACGAGAACTATGTTGTAGGTTAACTTAAAACGAATGAagaaatatttatctttttgaaaattttatagataagagaagaagaaagcatgTCACTCTACCGGTACAAATACAATTTTCATCAGTTCAGAATAATTAGTTGCAAACACTATTTTCTAGTTAACTGGTTGGGTTTCTTATTTGGGCTTATTTACTTGATAATAATAAAGCCCACAATATAATTGATCAGGCATGTTCCGCGAGTTTAAAAACACTGGCTTAAGACGCAAGGAAGAATAAAGGATCATATATAAGATTTAGGTTTGTTGACTTcagtgacttttttttttttgctaaaatattaaaataatgtttgCTCCAGGGTGGGGTCGAACCCAACACCTTTTGTAGTGAGAAATGCTGTTTCAACTTCAGTGACTTCAGTGACTTGAGTAACTGAGATCCTTTTTTACCCCAGTTTTGGTGCGAAGAAACTTACTGATCAAGCATAGGTAACTTGAGCCCTTGCACATTTTAGTAC
The nucleotide sequence above comes from Raphanus sativus cultivar WK10039 unplaced genomic scaffold, ASM80110v3 Scaffold3989, whole genome shotgun sequence. Encoded proteins:
- the LOC130507072 gene encoding B3 domain-containing protein At3g11580-like, with the protein product MSVDNYSRDIYHNTVSMNHHQNDAVAYRESLFEKSLTPSDVGKLNRLVIPKQYAEKYLPLNNGGGDMTAEKGMLLSFEDESGKSWKFRYSYWNSSQSYVLTKGWSKYVKDKHLDAGDVVFFQRHRFDFHRLFIGWRRRGEASYPSAVSAVSQEVHVNTTAYWSGLTTPYRQVHTSTSSYPNIHQEYSQYGAVAETPTVVARSSRTVRLFGVNLECHGDVVEPPPCPDGYNGQHIYY